The nucleotide window TCGAGGCCACCCACATCCTGCGACAAGATGGTCCGCCACGCGACCTTAATAGCAATGTCAAATCCCGCCAGAGACACGACCTTGCTCTGACAGACAGGAACATCAGGTAATATCAGACCCAAGCTATAAAGAGTCCAAGGCCCTGAGAAAAACGGGGATTCTCCTCTCGTCCACTAATtagaccgtcggaggggtcgggccggagggacggtccgacctttgtgcaggtacacggCGACCGCGCAACCGGGGCGCTGCATCTATCCGCCTCCGAAGACCACGACCCGAGCGGGTTGCCGCGAACCCGTTCTCGAAAGACGTCAAGCTCCTCCTGAGATCCTCGGCATCcggaccccagaaccgagccgtACCATCCTGAGGTCACGGCTTAAACTGGTGTAGGCCGCACAGGATTAGGCCgcatcagattggcgctagaaggagggccgaatgTCGAGCGATCCTCACACCGGCCCCGCCGGACCCGTCGCCCACGAAGAAGGAGAAATCCCGACGTCAACGCCAGATCGTTATTGGCACCTGTTCAACGACTTAGGGATGCCACCCCCATTACCCGCGGTCGGCCCCCCGGTCGTACCGCCCGAGGCGTTTTTCGCCCTCGCTAAGCAAGTACACGGAATGGCGGAGATAATGCAGACCGTTGTCCCACTTATTCCCGAAATCAGGCGACTGACAGATCCCCCGGCCGACCCAGCCCAGCGAAAGTCGAGCACGGGACGGGATGCAATCGGTGAAACCCGAGACGGGGCCGTTCACCACGAAAGTTCGCCCGCACGCGTTTCTGACACCGTATCGTCCGACACGGCAGACAGCTTCATTAAGGTACAATTCTCCCAGGTCAACTGCCGCCTAGACGAGTTCCGACGTGAGCTCCAGAAATCACGGGACGAATCAAATGAGGGCGCCTCGGGTGGATCCCCTTTCGTTCAGGAAATACAAGAGAAACCCGTTCCCCTCAACTTCAGGGTACCGTCCCTAGAAACATACGACGGCGGCTCCGACCCAGCGGAACATGTCGCCGCGTTCAGAACTCAGATGGCCCTTTACGGCACGTCCGACGCATTGATGTGCCGTACATCCCCGACCACCTTCAGAGGACCAGCACGCGCATGGTTTAGCCGGCTGCGCCAATCCTCAATCGCATCTTTCGACCAGTTCGCCAAGGAGTTTGAACAAAACTTCCTTACCAGCGCACGACCTCGGCCTTCCATAGCCGCCCTACTAGCGCTGTCGCAGCACGAGGAGGAGACGCTCGCACAGTTCGTAACGCGCTTCGCCGCGTAGATCCGCGGGTATTCGGACACTCACCCTTCTTTGATCATGCAGGCGTTCCTGACGGGGCTGAAACCCTCAAGGTTCTTCTAGTCACTAATTGAGAAGCCGCCGGCCGCTGTCCCTGAGATGCTCCACCGTGCCAACCAATACATCGCCGGCGAAGCGTTGGCGGCTGGAAGACGCACGGTCGGGAAGAAGCCGTGGACCGAGCAATCCCGAACCGCCACCTCGCCGGTCGACCCACAACCCCGTCGGAGGCTCGACCATCCCGAGCAGCGGCTCCCGAGGCCTCCGCCCCTCCCACTCAACACGCCCcgtaccgagatcttcctccaaatcaggGAGAAAGGTCTTTTGCGGCCCACCAATCCCATGAGAGCTATTTACAAAAATCGATCGAAATACTGTAGGTTCCACCGAGACCATGGCCATGACACAGAGGATTGCCACGACCTCCAGAACCAGATTGAGGAGCTGATCAGAAGGGGGTACCTCGGCCGCTATCTCACGGAACCCCGAGAAACGACCCCGCGTCCCCGGATCCCCGTCGAAAGGCAGGTTGATGTCATCATCGGGGGACCGGCGGCAGGCGGCAGTAGTTCAAGCGCAAGGAAATCCTATGCCCGGAGCTCGGTCGAGAAACGTCCCCGACCCGAGCTAGAACCCAAAATCTCGTTTGGAGCCGAGGAGGGAGAACGGTCCCATCATGATGACGCTCTGGTGATCTCCATCCAGATCGCCAACGCTTGGGTAAAAAGAGTGATGGTCGACACTGGGAGCTCCGCCGACGTCTTGTACCTCGACGCCTTCAAAAAGCTCGGCTTGCCCACCGAGGACCTCATTCCCATTAGTTCGGCACTCACGGGATTCACCGGAGACTCAATCTCCCCGCTCGGCACCACCACACTCCCTGTCACCATTGGGGAGGAACCAAGAACCAAGACGATAATGACTACGTTCATGGTGGTCAGCCTGCCCTCGacctacaacgtcatcctcggaCGCCCGACGCTCAACAAGCTGAAAGCGGTAGTCTCAACCTACCACCGAGCCATTAAGTTCCCCACCCCGGCAGGGGTCGGAGAGTCACGAAGCGACCCAGGAGAATCGAGAAGGTGCTACCTCACTGCGGTCTCCCTCCCGAAGAGAGTATGCCCCCATATCCCAGACCCTCGAGAAGAGGCTGCCACACCAACCCACCTCGAACCCCCTGAGCAACTCTCCGAGACGACGATAAAGGAGGACCGACCCGGTCAGACTGTGAAAATCGGCGTGGCCCGGCCCAAAGAAAACCAGCTCTAGCTCGTCGAGTTCCTGAAGGAAAATGCCAATGTATTCGCATGGTCGCCCAAGGAAATGCCAGGAATCGATCGGATGGTAGCCGAACACCACCTTAACATCAATCCCGAGGCCAAGCCCGTGAAGCAAAGACCACGGAGGTTCGCGCCCGACCGACAGAAGGCGATCAGCGAAGAAGTTGACCGGTTAACAGAGGCCGGATTCATTTCCGAAGTGAAGTACCCTCAATGGCTGtcaaatgtagtcctcgttaaaaaGCCTAATGGGAGCtggcggatgtgcgttgactatacCGACCTTAACCGGGCGTGTCCTAAAGACTATTACCCGCTCCCAAGGATAGATCAGTTAGTCGACGCCACCTCGGGTTATGAACTCCTCACCTTCTTGGACGCGTactcgggctacaaccaaatccacATGGCGCCAAAGGACCAAGAGAATACCGCCTTCATCACCGATAGAGGAATATATTGCTACAGGGTGATGCCGTTCGGCCTGAAGAACGCTGGGGCAACCTACCAGAGGATGGTCGACAAGCTGTTCAAACGCCAAATTGGCAGGAACATGGAGAtatatgtggacgacatgatcgtaaagagcagaACCGCAGAGGCGCACCTGGTCGACTTGGCGGAAACCTTTCAGACCCTCAGACGATTTAATATGCATCTAAACCCCGCGAAATGCGTTTTCGGGGTTAGCTCGGGAAGATTCCTCGGTTTCGTCATCCACCAGAGGGGAATAGACGCCAACTCGGAAAAGGTACGGGCCATAACCCGGATGCACTCACCCCGCTCCGTCAAAGAAGTCCAATGCCTTACGGGGAAGCTGGCGGCGCTCAGCAGATTCATATCCAGGTCAGGCGACAGATGCCTGCCCTTCTTCCAGGCCCTGCAACAAGCCGACAACTTCACTTGGACCCCCGAGTGCGAGGAAGCTTTTGAAGACCTAAAGACGTACCTTGCCCGCCTGCCCCGACTCGCTTCCCCTCAGCCAGGGAAAACCCTGGGCCTTTACCTGGCGGCGTCAGCGCGTGTGGTCAGCTCGGTACTGGTCCGAGAAGCACCGCCGGAGCAGCAACCTATCTattacgtcagccacgtcctcgTCGGTGCCGAGGCGCGGTACCCCCCCATCGAAAGGCTGGCTCTGGCGTTGGTAAAGACGGCGCGAAAGCTGCACCCATACTTCCAGTCCCACACGGTCAAAGTCATCACCAACCAGCCGCTGCAGAAAATCCTATCCAAGTTCGACATGTCAGGCCGAATGTTACGGTGGTTGGTCGAGCTCAGCGAGTTCGATATCCAATACTCTCCTCGGAACGCCATCAAAGCCCAGGTACTGGCCGACTTCATCTCTGAGCTAACGCCCGAGGATTGTGCAGATGGGCGGAAGGACACCGACCGCGCGTGGACCCTGCACGTCGACGGCTCCGCCATCACCGGCGCAGCCGGGGTCGGACTCGTACTTAAAAGCCCTACTGGAGAAATCTACGAGAGGTCTATCCGACTGAAATTTCGGGCCACTAACAACAAAGCCGAGTATGAGGCGCTACTACATGGCCTACGCCTCGCCTTAGAAATGCAGGTAGACAACCTCGAGGTGTTCAACGACTCCCAGCTGGTGACAGGGCACGTGAATGGGAGCTACGAGGCCCGGGACCCCACGATGTCATCATACCTAGCAGAAACGCAACGGCTCGCCCGCCTCTTCCGCCGGTTCTTGATCACTCAGGTACCCCGGGCCCAGAACGCGTCGGCTGACGCCCTGGCGAAAGCAGCCTCCGCGCGGGGTTTAGAAGAAACCCCCGTGATCGAGCACATAACGGCATCTACCATACCGACCTGCGGTGTCATCGAGACTCAAGACCCGCCCAACTGGATGGAGGAGATACTCCGCTTCAAGAAAGACGGGACGGAGCCCGACGACCCGACAGCAGCGAAACGACTAAGGCGAACGCAAGTCTGGTACAGCTTAGTTGGTGGGAAGCTGTACCGTAGGGGTTTCTCACAGCCCCTCTTGCTCTGCCTTGCACCACCTGAGGCCAACACcgtcctcgccgagctccacgaGGGAATTTGTGGGGAACATATCGGAGGTCGAACACTGGCCTTCAAGACCCTCCGACAAGGATACTACTGGCCAACGATGCGCTGAGACACCGCATCATACGTGCAACAGTGCCAACAGTGTCAAAAGCACGCCCGGCTGCAGCACCAACCGGCGATCCCTCTCAGCCCGATGGAAGTCGCTTGGCCCTTCGCCCAATGGGGACTCAATCTCCTCGGTCCTTTCCCTCCGGCTTCGGGGCAACGACGTTTTCTCATTGTCGGGGTTGACTATTTCACAAAATGGGTTGAAGCCGAACCGttggcctccatcaccgagaGGCAAGTCCAAAGCTTTAcatggaagaacatcatcactCGGTTCGGGATCCCGAAGGCCATTATCACAGACAATGGGGCCCAGTTCAACAACGCCAAGTTTAAGGCTTACTGTTCGTCGTATGGAATACAACTGAAGTTTAGCTCGGTGGCACACCTTCAGACCAACGGGCAGGCCGAGGTAATGAATCGGGCGATTCTAGAGGGCCTGAGGAAGAGAGTCTCAGGCGCGCACGGAACCTGGGTAGACGAACTGCCAAGCGTTCTATGGGCGATGCGGACAACCCCGAAGACGGCCTCAGGCGAATCCCCGTTCAGCCTTGCATTCGGGACCGAAGCAGTCCTACCGCCCGAAGTGGTATTCCCAACCTTTCGCACCTCGGATTACAAACAAGAGGATTCCGAGGAAGGCCTGAGAGCGCGCTTAGACCTCCTCGGAGAAAGGAGGACCGAGGCCCACCTACGCACCCTGGCCTATAAAAAGGCCGTGGCACGAATGTACAACCAAAGAGTTCGTCCTCGCCCAATCAAGATCAGAGATCTCGTCCTCCGTAAAGAGGGGGTAACCAACCCGACCCAGGCAGGAGGCAAGCTCGCGCCCAACTGGGAGGGCCCGTACAGGGTCTACGACATGGTCCGAGAAGGGACCTACCGACTCGAAACTATGGAAGGGAGTCGCCTCCCGAGGACCTGGAATGCAGCAAATCTGAAGAAATTCTACCCGTGAGGGAGAACCAAACAAAGACATGTATCACGCGGGATGCACGAGACAATAGCCAGAATAAGTCATCTCCATTATGAAGGATTCATACAAAACGTTGGGTAGGCAATACAAAGACCCGAAAAGCCAACCCGACCAAAAACAAAAAACACGCATCAACACGGAGGGGGCGTCTCGGGCCCGTCATCGAAGGGGATGCTCGCCGGCATATCCACCGCCTCGTCCGATGGGTGGTCGGCGAAGGGATCCGACTCCAGCTCCCACTACGGATGACTCGAGCGGGCACGAGCACAGGCCACTCGGTATCCGAACTCGTACGTCGCCCGTCCGGACCTCACCAGGCCGCGCTCGAACCCGTCCGATGCCTTGTATTCGGTGATCGCCCTCTCTATCCGCCCAGGCAGAGCCTGTTGTTCCTCCTTCAAGGCTGCCTCGGCGGCCCAAGCGGCCGACCGCGCGGACTCAACGTCGTTGGAGAGCGTTTGGAGTTCATCGTCCAGCGTTCGGGCGCGAGCCTGGCTCTCCTCCAGCTCGCCCTTCAGGCGCTTCACCTCTTCATCCAACGCCGCGGCACGCTGCTCGGCCGCTGCCACGACCTCCGGGCTGAACGACCGCCTTAGCTCTTGGTTCTCGAGACGAAGCGCGGCATAGGTGCTCGATTGTCGTTCGATCAACCACTCGGCATCGAGGACTCGGTCGATCAGCGCCATGGCGTAGTGTTGGCCCTACACCCAGGTCAGCATCAACACCTGAAGTGACGGACAAACGAAAAAAGCAAGGATGCCACTCACCCACACCAAGGATTTCGCCGCTCGATCTGCCAACACCTCCGAGGTGGAGCCATAAAGTTCTCTGGCCAGCAGCGGGTGGAGCGCCCCCCGGATAAACTCCTGAACTGTCGATCCGTCGGCCCAGACCTTGCTGTCAGTTTTAAGCCCGGGCCACCGAGGGACGTAGGAGGCTCCTGCTGCGCCGGTAGGGAGGTTGGTCATGATCGGGGCCTGGTACTCCTCATCCCCCAACCGGCTGACACGGCACAGGTCCCGCATCGACTTCGGGCGTACCGATGCCCCTTGAGCCGGGTCGCCACCAGCCGGCTCGACCGCCTCCTTTCCTTTGGCGTTTCCCGAGGCCCCCCCTGACGGGGCGGTCCCCGTCAACCCCGAAGCGCCACGCTCTCGAGCGGCCGAACGCGCAGACACCTTCCGGACCGCAGTCTTCAGTTTCTTCGCCGGCCGACTCGTGTTCGGCGAAGTCGGCGCAGTCTCGGACGCGCCCCTCTTCGGGACTTCTCCGGAGCTAGTGCCACCCCGAGGTTGAGACGCGGTCAGTCGGGAGTGCGACGCCTTCTTCACGGACTGAAAGTTCACCATCCCTGCAAAAGGAGACCCGATCAGTCAGATAACTCGAGACGAAGGAGGAGGTACATACGACGTGAAGGCAACCATACCCCCAGCAACCGGGCTCAACCCTACGtcggccagccactcctcggtcatctttTTTATCACCCGAGAAGAGGACAGGATGCCCCTTAAACGATCTACATCCGCCGACTCTCTGCCCGAAAGCAACGGGAGGACGTTGTCGACCGTGCGAGAAGTCCATCCGGTGTTGAAGCCCCACTCTCGACTGCAGCTGACGAAGAAGAAGCGACTCTTCCAGCCTTTATTATTGGAAGGGGCACCACTGATCCTGAACCCGCTACGGGCGGCCAAATAATACCCACCCCGACCCCTACACAGCCGAAAGCAGGCCAGAAATAGAGCCCTGGACGGTTCTATCCCGGCCATCCTACACTCCCCGAGGAAGATGACCAAGTATCGCCAGGAATTGGGCGCCATCTGAGACGGCGAGATGCCCCAGGTGCGGAGGCAGTCCTCAATTACAGGATGGAGCGGAAACCGCAACCCCGCCTCAAGAGCGCCCACTGTCAGCCCGAACCCCTGAGGGAACTGGTCATACGGCCGTTGGTCCGGACGAGGGGCTGACAGGCCGTAACCCTCCGGGATACAGTAGCGAACCCGGAGCTCCTCCAAAAGCTCCTCGGTCACCACCGACTCTACGTCGTGCCACAGCTTGAGGTTTGCAAGCCGGGCGGAACTTCCCCCCACTTTTAAGGATACACCCCCCGGAGACAAATGCCTGACCTCGGGGCCCTCAGAAGAAGAGGTGGAGGACgaaaaagaggaggaagacgaagacatcCTAACCTCAAGACGATGTGGAAGGCCTGAGTCGAAGGACAAGGCGAACAAGGGGCGGCGGCAACCAAACGGAGCGACAGCAACCAAACGACGATCAGCGAAACCCCTTTGGGGAAAGCTTATATAAAATAAGCCGAAGGTGACAGTCGAGCTTCCCGAGAAAGGAGAAATAAATCGCAGCCGGCAGCGCGCCTGATCCCCAGAAACTGCGCCACCCCCCTTGAAGCGCCACGTGGCGCGTGGCGCCGCGCAGTCCACTCAAGACGCCCGCGTTCCCGCCCTTGGGAGACAACAGGGCAGTGTTGCCCAAACGCAATAGAGGTCCCCGCCTCGAACGCAGCGCCAACGCGAGACAGCATGCAgccagttcaggttccgacctgcgactcgtcgatccagtcattccgagtcattccagttcaggttccaacctgcgactcgtcgatccaatcgttccgagtcgttccagttcaggttccAACCTGCGACccgtcgatccagtcattccgagtcgctTCAGTTCAGGTTCCaacctgcgactcgtcgatccagtcattccgagtcgttccagttcaggttccgacctgcgactcgtcgatccagtcgttccgagtcgttccagttcaggttccgacctgcgactcgtcgatccagtcgtTCCGAGTCATTCCAGTTCAGGTTCCaacctgcgactcgtcgatccagtcgttccgagtcgttccagttcaggttccaacctgcgactcgtcgatccagtcattccgagtcgttccagttcaggttccgacctgcgactcgtcgatccagtcgttccgagtcgttccagttcaggttccgacctgcgactcgtcgatccagtcgttccgagtcgttccagttcaggttccaacctgcgactcgtcgatccagtcgttccagttcaggttccaacctgcgactcgtcgatccagtcattccgagtcgctTCAGTTCAAATTCCGACCTGCGACTtgtcgatccagtcattccgagtcgctTCAGTTCAaattccgacctgcgactcgtcgatccagtcattccgagtcgttccagttcaaaTTCCGACCTGCGACccgtcgatccagtcattccgagtcgttccagttcaggttccgaccagCGACTCGTCGTCCCAGTCGTTCCGAGTCGCTTCAGTTCAAAtcccgacctgcgactcgtcgatccagtcatcaCTTGCCGCTCGTTTCTCGGACTTATGGTTCGCCTGTTCAATACACGAGGACGCCCTCCATCCACGAAACTCTAAAGACCAATGTAGCAAACCTCCGCCTTGGGGGGGGAAGTGATAGGGGAGTCACCATAATGTCAGCAGGGATGCAGACTGTGACTCCAGCCACCCCGTGGTGTGACACCCGAAGGTACTCCCCTAAGGGAGTAATGACGACGTGACACGCCATGTCGCCAATCGAGTGAACGAGCATTAACATCGACCTGACATCGCCAACGTCACCCCTTCACAGCCAGCGACTCCCTCGCCCATGCCCTGCACGTTCACCCAAACGCAGGGGGCGACGATCGAGGCCACCCACATCCTGCGACAAGATGGTCCGCCACGCGACCTTAATAGCAATGTCAAATCCCGCCAGAGACACGACCTTGCTCTGACAGACAGGAACATCAGGTAATATCAGACCCAAGCTATAAAGAGTCCAAGGCCCTGAGAAAAAGGGGGATTCTCCTCTCGTCCACTAATtagaccgtcggaggggtcgggccggagggacggtccgacctttgtgcaggtacacgACGACCGCGCAACCGGGGCGCTGCATCTATCCGCCTCCGAAGACCACGACCCGAGCGGGTTGCCGCGAACCCTTTCTCGAAAGACGTCAAGCTCCTCCTGAGATCCTCGGCATCCGGACCCCGAACCGAGCCGTACCATCCTGAGGTCACGGCTTAAACTGGTGTAGGCCGCACAGGATTAGGCCGCATCAGAACCGATTACCGAAGGGGGGCAGCGAATCTTCCGATCTCCACGCCGCCGCGAGGAACGGGGACCTCACCACGGTCGAGTCCATCTGCAACGCTAATCCCCTCGCCGTCAATACTCGAGATCGCCATTCCCGGACACCGTATCCTTTCTCCCTTGTTCTCCTTTCCTCAATCTTCGCTTTTGTTGTCGTTATCATGTGGTGGGCTCTTCGCTTGGTTCAGAATCTGTCGAGCGAGCAGCTTATTGCGCCGCCGAGAGTTTGGCACTGAGGTTTAAGGTTCCCTTAGGGTTTTTGAGCTTTAACCTACTTGGctggttcatttaaattccttTGCTAGGATTCGCATTGCTGTCTGATTTGGTGCATTATTTGTGACTAGCTGGCCCTTCTGAGTCTTAGGTCTTAAATATCAACTCGATTCCTTTGAAAAGAGAATGAAGAAAAGGATATAGATGATGAAACTATCTATCGATGGAGGATGACTGTGGCAATGATTTGCAG belongs to Musa acuminata AAA Group cultivar baxijiao chromosome BXJ1-11, Cavendish_Baxijiao_AAA, whole genome shotgun sequence and includes:
- the LOC135596999 gene encoding uncharacterized protein LOC135596999; this translates as MQPVQVPTCDSSIQSFRVIPVQVPTCDSSIQSFRVVPVQVPTCDPSIQSFRVASVQVPTCDSSIQSFRVVPVQVPTCDSSIQSFRVVPVQVPTCDSSIQSFRVIPVQVPTCDSSIQSFRVVPVQVPTCDSSIQSFRVVPVQVPTCDSSIQSFRVVPVQVPTCDSSIQSFRVVPVQVPTCDSSIQSFQFRFQPATRRSSHSESLQFKFRPATCRSSHSESLQFKFRPATRRSSHSESFQFKFRPATRRSSHSESFQFRFRPATRRPSRSESLQFKSRPATRRSSHHLPLVSRTYGSPVQYTRTPSIHETLKTNVANLRLGGGSDRGVTIMSAGMQTVTPATPWCDTRRYSPKGVMTT